From Sphingopyxis sp. MWB1, a single genomic window includes:
- a CDS encoding MFS transporter, giving the protein MAKPPSTPPTGGPVDEPDFAAARIKPPSPLAFVDFRFFWVARFTAVMATIAMVVVIGYQLYDTARTDYGMSIKEASFQLGLLGLFQFVPLAILTPVAGWAADRFERRRVAIFSNLIDLLIAAALAWFTWTDALTLPLIFTLAALHGVARVFSGPALTAIAPNIVPTDVLPRAVAMSSIAWQAATIIGPAAGGLIYAAQPTAVYLFAMALLALSAFSISRVRPVPPPPAEVRRHPLREMVDGLGFVWNERFLLGTITLDLFAVLLAGATAMLPVYARDILHMGPEGLGFLRAAPAIGAVTIAVGLAFRPIEQNVGVKMLWAVAVFGAVTVGFGLSTNFLLSMLLLVIMGGADMFSVFVRGTLIQLNTPDHMRGRVSAASGLAISASNELGEMRAGAMAALIGPVSAVVIGGAGAIGITALWSWLFPELRRARTFEPQFKAGSK; this is encoded by the coding sequence ATGGCAAAGCCCCCATCCACGCCGCCAACCGGCGGCCCCGTCGATGAACCGGATTTTGCCGCCGCGCGCATCAAGCCGCCGTCGCCGCTCGCCTTTGTCGATTTCCGTTTCTTCTGGGTCGCGCGCTTCACCGCTGTCATGGCGACCATCGCAATGGTCGTCGTCATCGGCTACCAGCTCTATGACACGGCACGCACCGACTATGGCATGTCGATCAAGGAAGCATCGTTCCAGCTTGGTCTGCTCGGCCTCTTCCAGTTCGTCCCGCTTGCCATCCTCACCCCCGTCGCGGGCTGGGCAGCGGACCGGTTCGAGCGGCGCCGCGTCGCCATTTTCTCGAACCTCATCGACCTTCTGATCGCCGCCGCGCTCGCCTGGTTCACCTGGACCGACGCCCTGACCTTGCCGCTGATTTTCACGCTCGCCGCGCTGCACGGGGTCGCGCGCGTTTTTTCGGGGCCCGCGCTCACCGCCATTGCCCCCAATATCGTCCCCACCGACGTTCTGCCGCGTGCCGTGGCGATGAGCAGCATCGCGTGGCAGGCGGCGACAATCATCGGCCCGGCGGCGGGCGGTCTCATCTATGCAGCGCAGCCCACCGCCGTCTATCTTTTCGCCATGGCGCTGCTCGCCCTGTCGGCCTTTTCGATCAGCCGCGTGCGCCCGGTGCCGCCGCCGCCCGCCGAAGTGCGCCGTCACCCCTTGCGCGAAATGGTCGACGGGCTGGGTTTCGTATGGAACGAGCGCTTCCTCCTTGGCACCATTACCCTCGACCTGTTCGCTGTGCTGCTGGCCGGGGCGACCGCGATGCTTCCCGTCTATGCCCGCGATATCTTGCATATGGGCCCCGAAGGGCTGGGCTTCCTGCGCGCCGCGCCCGCGATCGGCGCGGTCACGATTGCGGTGGGCCTCGCCTTTCGTCCAATCGAACAGAATGTCGGGGTGAAGATGCTGTGGGCGGTCGCGGTGTTCGGCGCGGTCACCGTCGGCTTTGGCCTTTCGACCAACTTCCTTCTGTCGATGCTGCTGCTCGTCATCATGGGCGGCGCCGACATGTTCTCGGTCTTTGTGCGCGGTACGCTCATCCAGCTCAACACTCCCGATCATATGCGCGGGCGGGTCAGCGCGGCTTCGGGTCTTGCCATTTCGGCCTCGAACGAGCTGGGCGAAATGCGCGCCGGGGCGATGGCCGCACTCATCGGTCCGGTCAGCGCAGTCGTGATCGGCGGCGCTGGCGCGATAGGGATCACCGCGCTATGGTCGTGGCTGTTCCCGGAATTGCGCCGCGCGCGCACCTTCGAACCCCAATTCAAGGCAGGTAGCAAATGA
- a CDS encoding RsmB/NOP family class I SAM-dependent RNA methyltransferase, producing the protein MADRRPQRRRRSPAEGDPPGTAQRRAALRLIDAVLRRGDPLDLALHAATQGLAPADRAFAIAIVSEALRWMQDIDALIDSATNEPLPDDVKSRAVLRLALAQLLALGSPPHAVVATALPLVAGGPRRLVHAILSRAQQEEWRLPDTATLPPATAERWQAQWGVDMCAAASAAWSNAPPLDLSFAGEPDAAQWPGAAKLAPRHLRLSRGQAVESLPGYAEGGWWVQDLAASLPARLLGAGDGRHVLDLCAAPGGKTMQLAAAGWRVTALDASAKRLARLQDNLARTGLEADIVQADIRSWQADAPADAVLLDAPCTATGIFRRHPDVLHRVEAPQIAAMAELQAELLARAATWVRPGGILVYATCSLERAEGEDQISAFLSAHPDWQVDPPQVDELPPFIAPHAAGHTRTLPTLLGDKGGIDGFFIARLRAPDA; encoded by the coding sequence ATGGCTGATCGCCGCCCACAGCGCCGACGCCGTTCACCCGCTGAGGGCGATCCGCCCGGCACGGCGCAGCGCCGCGCGGCGCTGCGCCTCATCGACGCGGTGCTGCGCCGCGGCGACCCGCTCGACCTTGCGCTTCACGCTGCAACGCAGGGCCTCGCCCCTGCCGACCGCGCCTTTGCCATCGCGATTGTGTCAGAGGCGCTGCGCTGGATGCAGGATATCGACGCGCTGATCGACAGCGCGACGAACGAACCGCTGCCCGATGACGTCAAGTCGCGCGCGGTGCTCCGTCTCGCCCTCGCCCAGCTTCTTGCGCTTGGCAGTCCGCCGCACGCCGTCGTCGCGACCGCCCTGCCGCTGGTCGCGGGGGGACCCCGCCGCCTCGTCCACGCGATCTTGTCACGCGCACAACAGGAAGAATGGCGCCTTCCCGACACCGCCACCTTGCCTCCCGCGACCGCCGAACGCTGGCAAGCGCAATGGGGCGTCGATATGTGTGCTGCCGCCTCCGCCGCTTGGAGCAACGCGCCGCCGCTCGACCTCAGTTTCGCCGGTGAGCCCGATGCCGCGCAATGGCCCGGCGCAGCGAAGCTCGCGCCCCGGCACCTTCGCCTGTCGCGCGGACAGGCGGTGGAAAGCCTGCCCGGCTATGCCGAGGGTGGCTGGTGGGTGCAGGATCTCGCCGCCAGCCTTCCCGCGCGCCTGCTGGGGGCGGGCGATGGGCGTCATGTCCTCGACCTTTGCGCCGCCCCCGGCGGCAAGACAATGCAGCTTGCTGCCGCCGGCTGGCGCGTCACGGCGCTCGACGCCAGCGCCAAGCGGCTCGCCCGGCTTCAGGATAATCTCGCGCGTACCGGCCTTGAAGCCGATATCGTTCAAGCGGACATTCGAAGCTGGCAGGCGGACGCCCCCGCCGACGCCGTACTGCTCGACGCGCCCTGCACCGCCACCGGCATTTTCCGCCGGCATCCCGATGTGCTCCATCGCGTCGAAGCCCCGCAAATCGCTGCGATGGCGGAGCTTCAGGCTGAATTGCTCGCCCGCGCCGCCACTTGGGTTCGCCCCGGCGGCATCCTTGTCTATGCGACCTGTTCGCTCGAACGCGCCGAGGGGGAGGATCAGATATCGGCCTTCCTTTCCGCCCATCCGGACTGGCAGGTCGATCCACCGCAGGTCGACGAACTGCCCCCCTTCATCGCCCCCCATGCGGCGGGCCATACCCGTACGCTCCCGACATTGCTCGGCGATAAGGGCGGGATCGACGGCTTCTTCATCGCGCGGCTGCGCGCACCGGACGCCTGA
- a CDS encoding DUF1674 domain-containing protein — protein sequence MNSIAPKDHIGGTARATKRPAHVKPPEGWINPPIPAPRAMVEDAPEDQPGGRNPVRYGDWELKGLAVDF from the coding sequence ATGAATAGCATAGCTCCCAAGGATCATATCGGCGGCACGGCGCGGGCGACCAAGCGCCCCGCGCATGTCAAGCCGCCTGAAGGATGGATCAACCCGCCGATACCCGCGCCGCGCGCCATGGTCGAGGATGCCCCCGAGGATCAGCCGGGCGGACGTAACCCGGTGCGCTATGGCGACTGGGAGCTGAAAGGGCTGGCGGTCGATTTCTGA
- a CDS encoding cytochrome b, which yields MATVDTAAPMPRYTKVAIWLHWIIGLAVLTNIGIAMLTEGLPRETRGALMDIHKPLGITVLALTILLILWRIGHRAPPPPAAMPGWQRPISKMVHFLFYVLLILLPLSGWIWFSAAGYPIDFFGLFEVPALVAPDKALADAMHERHEFLGLSMLALAALHILAALKHQLVDRTGILARMNPF from the coding sequence ATGGCCACCGTCGATACCGCTGCGCCTATGCCGCGCTATACGAAGGTGGCCATATGGCTCCACTGGATCATCGGCCTTGCCGTTCTGACCAATATCGGCATCGCGATGCTGACCGAAGGGCTGCCGCGCGAAACGCGCGGGGCGTTGATGGATATTCACAAGCCGCTGGGCATTACCGTCCTCGCGCTGACCATCCTGCTTATCCTCTGGCGCATCGGCCACCGCGCGCCGCCGCCGCCTGCCGCCATGCCCGGCTGGCAACGCCCGATCAGCAAGATGGTGCATTTCCTTTTCTATGTGCTGCTGATTCTTCTGCCGCTGTCGGGCTGGATCTGGTTTTCCGCCGCAGGCTATCCGATCGACTTTTTCGGATTGTTCGAGGTTCCGGCGCTCGTCGCCCCCGACAAGGCGCTCGCCGATGCCATGCATGAACGGCATGAATTTCTGGGTTTGTCGATGCTAGCGCTGGCGGCGCTCCATATTCTTGCGGCGCTCAAGCATCAATTGGTCGACCGCACGGGAATCCTCGCACGGATGAATCCCTTTTGA
- a CDS encoding SapC family protein, whose protein sequence is MATAPAPSNLPIFYKDLLPLSSVDHADWKARPLDRADFLISQHAVPLTSDEFVAASRFYPIVFSAGDNPVPLALMGLNEGVNTFVDAEGKLINPVYVPAYIRRYPFLLARLRPDSEELSLCFDPTADALGKFDEGDDLFTDGKPSDATNAILQFCQNFEEAGQRTGAFVEELKKADLLMDGEVSIQQEGNPQPFVYRGFQMVDENKLRELRGDVLRKMMQNGMLPIIFAHLFSLQLMREVFAEQVKSGKMPQVTEAPTAEAPTA, encoded by the coding sequence ATGGCGACAGCGCCCGCCCCTTCCAACCTGCCGATCTTCTATAAAGACCTTCTTCCGCTCTCGAGCGTCGATCACGCCGATTGGAAAGCGCGCCCGCTCGACCGCGCCGATTTCCTGATCAGCCAGCATGCCGTGCCGCTGACCAGCGACGAATTTGTTGCCGCCTCGCGCTTTTACCCGATCGTTTTCTCGGCGGGCGACAATCCGGTTCCGCTCGCGCTGATGGGCCTTAACGAAGGGGTCAACACCTTCGTTGACGCCGAAGGCAAGCTGATCAACCCCGTCTATGTGCCGGCCTATATCCGCCGTTACCCCTTCCTGCTCGCGCGGCTGCGTCCCGACAGCGAAGAATTGTCGCTCTGCTTCGACCCGACCGCCGATGCGCTCGGCAAGTTCGACGAAGGCGACGACCTGTTCACCGATGGCAAGCCGTCGGACGCGACCAACGCGATCCTGCAATTCTGCCAGAATTTCGAGGAAGCGGGCCAGCGCACCGGCGCCTTTGTCGAGGAACTGAAAAAGGCCGACCTGCTCATGGACGGCGAAGTCAGCATTCAGCAGGAAGGCAATCCGCAGCCCTTCGTCTATCGCGGTTTCCAGATGGTCGACGAAAACAAGCTGCGCGAACTGCGCGGCGACGTGCTGCGTAAGATGATGCAGAATGGCATGTTGCCGATCATCTTCGCCCATCTCTTCTCGCTCCAGCTGATGCGCGAAGTTTTTGCGGAACAGGTGAAGAGCGGTAAAATGCCGCAGGTGACCGAAGCGCCGACCGCAGAAGCCCCGACCGCATAA
- a CDS encoding FAD-binding oxidoreductase has translation MTTRPPSPALLDALAARLGPKGFTTDAEEMAPWLTDWRGKYQGAAAAMLSPASAEDVATIVRLCGEAKAALVPQGGNSGMVGGATPDASGHQLLLSLRRMNRIRVIDRDARIAVAEAGVILAHFHDAALAEGLRFPLTLGGKGSATIGGLVSTNAGGTQVLRHGTMRALVTGIEAVLPDGSLFEGLAPLKKDNRGYDLRHLFCGAEGTLGIVTAASLQLVPAAAARLTAWVGLASPDRALDLLRRLDDDMGRALEGFEILPHGCLDAVLRHIPQTRAPLATPQPWYALIELVGDSETELRLPLETALHAALESGRIADAILAKNESESEDFWRLRDSISEAERAEGPALQHDISVPVDRMPEFIAENPHRLAAAFPGIRTLAFGHLGDGNIHYHVQPPEKADGAAWLAEHGAAVSRLVYTHVLEWGGSVSAEHGIGQMKRQVMAELDSPARLAALRAIKTGMDPAGLFNPGKLIAP, from the coding sequence GTGACCACGCGCCCACCCTCCCCCGCGCTTCTCGACGCGCTCGCCGCGCGGCTTGGCCCCAAGGGCTTCACCACTGACGCCGAGGAAATGGCGCCATGGCTGACCGACTGGCGCGGCAAATATCAGGGCGCTGCCGCCGCCATGCTCTCTCCCGCCTCAGCCGAGGACGTCGCCACGATCGTCCGCCTGTGCGGCGAAGCAAAGGCCGCGCTGGTGCCGCAGGGCGGGAACAGCGGCATGGTCGGCGGCGCGACCCCCGACGCATCGGGCCACCAGCTTCTGCTCAGTCTGCGCCGGATGAACCGCATCCGCGTCATCGACCGCGACGCGCGCATTGCCGTGGCCGAAGCGGGAGTGATCCTCGCCCATTTCCATGACGCTGCACTGGCAGAGGGGCTGCGCTTCCCGCTCACCCTCGGCGGCAAGGGGTCGGCGACCATCGGCGGACTGGTCTCGACCAATGCCGGCGGAACGCAGGTGCTGCGCCATGGCACGATGCGCGCGCTGGTTACCGGTATCGAGGCGGTGCTGCCCGACGGCAGCTTGTTCGAAGGACTGGCACCACTCAAAAAGGATAATCGCGGCTATGATCTGCGCCATCTCTTCTGCGGCGCCGAAGGAACGTTGGGCATCGTCACCGCAGCCAGCCTTCAGCTTGTTCCGGCGGCAGCCGCGCGGCTCACCGCCTGGGTCGGCCTCGCCTCGCCCGACCGGGCGCTCGACTTGCTGCGCCGGCTCGACGATGACATGGGCCGCGCGCTCGAAGGGTTTGAGATATTGCCCCATGGCTGCCTCGACGCCGTGCTGCGCCATATCCCGCAGACGCGGGCGCCGCTCGCCACGCCCCAACCCTGGTATGCGCTGATTGAACTCGTCGGCGACAGCGAAACCGAATTGCGCCTGCCGCTCGAAACCGCCCTCCACGCTGCGCTCGAAAGCGGACGGATCGCCGATGCGATTCTGGCGAAGAACGAGAGCGAGAGCGAGGATTTCTGGCGGCTGCGCGATTCGATTTCCGAAGCAGAACGCGCCGAAGGCCCCGCGCTTCAGCATGATATCAGCGTGCCTGTGGACCGGATGCCCGAATTCATCGCCGAGAATCCGCACCGGCTTGCCGCCGCTTTTCCCGGCATTCGCACGCTCGCCTTCGGCCATTTGGGCGACGGCAATATCCATTATCACGTCCAGCCGCCCGAAAAAGCCGACGGCGCCGCCTGGCTTGCCGAGCATGGCGCAGCGGTCAGCCGCCTCGTCTATACCCATGTGCTCGAATGGGGCGGCTCCGTTTCGGCGGAACATGGCATTGGCCAGATGAAGCGGCAGGTGATGGCTGAACTCGACAGCCCGGCGCGCCTTGCCGCGCTGCGCGCAATCAAGACGGGGATGGACCCGGCGGGGCTTTTCAACCCCGGCAAGCTGATCGCGCCCTGA
- a CDS encoding DEAD/DEAH box helicase gives MKFADLGLSDELLRAVTEAGYDEPTPIQAGAIPSVLMMRDMIGIAQTGTGKTASFVLPMIDILAHGRARALMPRSLILEPTRELAAQVAENFENYGKYHKLSMALLIGGVQMGDQIKALEKGVDVLIATPGRLMDLFERGKILLTGCDLLVIDEADRMLDMGFIPDIEHICTKLPANRQTLLFSATMPPPIKKLADKFLSNPKTIEVARPASTNKNIAQFLVKTSERGKRATLRRLLEEEDVGTAIIFCNRKTTVRDLAKSLSRHRYRAGEIHGDMDQSSRVAELERFKKGDINILAASDVAARGLDVKGVSHVFNFDAPWHPDDYVHRVGRTGRAGAKGRAFTLVTPSDAEAIDNIEKLTGAKIEYLTLGEDAENGTPPAEDDAGAARSRGGRGKSVRADKSDDQKADTDTAAAPKSRRSTSAKAKSEDAGTARKSAPRRDRDETAQPDEGWNGPIPGFLSVDFNR, from the coding sequence ATGAAATTTGCCGACCTCGGCCTTTCCGACGAATTGCTCCGCGCCGTTACCGAAGCGGGCTATGATGAACCGACCCCAATTCAGGCAGGCGCCATCCCTTCGGTCCTGATGATGCGCGACATGATCGGCATTGCCCAGACGGGAACGGGCAAGACCGCTTCCTTCGTCCTGCCGATGATCGACATATTGGCGCATGGCCGCGCGCGCGCACTGATGCCGCGCTCGCTGATCCTAGAGCCGACGCGCGAGTTGGCGGCGCAGGTTGCCGAGAATTTTGAAAATTACGGCAAATATCACAAGCTTTCCATGGCGCTGCTGATTGGCGGGGTCCAGATGGGCGACCAGATCAAGGCGTTGGAAAAGGGCGTCGACGTTTTGATCGCTACGCCGGGCCGCCTGATGGATCTGTTCGAGCGCGGGAAGATCTTGCTCACCGGGTGCGACCTGCTCGTGATCGACGAGGCCGACCGTATGCTCGACATGGGCTTCATCCCCGATATCGAACATATCTGCACCAAATTGCCCGCAAACCGGCAGACCTTGCTTTTTTCGGCAACGATGCCGCCGCCGATCAAGAAGCTGGCCGACAAATTTTTGTCGAACCCCAAAACGATCGAGGTTGCGCGTCCCGCGAGCACCAACAAGAATATCGCCCAATTCCTGGTCAAGACGAGCGAGCGCGGCAAGCGCGCGACGCTGCGCCGCTTGCTGGAGGAGGAAGATGTCGGCACCGCGATCATTTTTTGCAATCGCAAGACGACGGTGCGCGACCTTGCCAAATCGCTGTCCCGTCATCGCTATCGCGCGGGCGAAATCCATGGCGACATGGACCAGTCGAGCCGAGTGGCTGAGCTTGAGCGGTTCAAAAAGGGCGATATCAACATATTGGCGGCGTCCGACGTCGCGGCGCGCGGGCTGGACGTCAAGGGCGTCAGCCATGTGTTTAATTTCGATGCCCCCTGGCACCCCGATGATTATGTTCACCGCGTCGGCCGCACCGGCCGCGCGGGAGCAAAGGGTCGCGCCTTTACGCTGGTCACGCCGTCGGACGCCGAAGCCATCGACAATATCGAGAAGCTGACCGGCGCGAAGATCGAATATCTGACCTTGGGAGAGGATGCCGAAAACGGCACACCGCCAGCGGAGGATGACGCCGGTGCCGCGCGGTCCAGAGGCGGGCGGGGCAAGAGCGTCAGAGCCGACAAGAGCGACGACCAAAAGGCCGATACGGATACAGCCGCTGCGCCGAAAAGCCGGAGAAGCACCAGCGCCAAGGCGAAGAGCGAAGACGCCGGGACCGCACGCAAGAGCGCGCCCCGCCGTGATCGCGATGAAACCGCTCAACCCGACGAGGGCTGGAACGGCCCGATCCCCGGCTTTTTATCGGTGGACTTCAACCGCTGA